From Corallococcus soli, a single genomic window includes:
- a CDS encoding LysM peptidoglycan-binding domain-containing protein codes for MTTYSVRSGDTLSGLAQRFNTSVGSLQKTNGIANANLIRVGQRLTVPDSFQAAPSKGGSYTVRGGDTLSGIAGRHGTTTAALAKANNIANPNKIYVGQRLTIPGKGGAAPVTQKPTSGGSTYTVRSGDTLSGIAGRHGTTVNALQQANDIANPNKIYVGQKLTIPGRSGGGGTANPPPTTGGVGGTPGTSGGKGGVSVAQLRRIMPNLSQAKAEQYLPHLNKAMAEANINTPQRQEMFLAQLAHESGELRYMEEIASGAAYEGRKDLGNTQPGDGKRYKGRGPIQLTGRANYRAAGKALGIDLEGNPERAKDPDVAFRIAGWYWGSRNLNSYADAGNFREVTRRINGGYNGLASREMYYRRAQDVLG; via the coding sequence GTGACGACCTATTCCGTTCGCAGCGGCGACACGTTGAGCGGCCTCGCGCAGCGCTTCAACACGTCGGTGGGTTCGCTCCAGAAGACGAACGGCATCGCGAACGCGAACCTCATCCGGGTGGGGCAGCGGCTGACGGTGCCGGATTCGTTCCAGGCGGCTCCGTCCAAGGGTGGCAGCTACACGGTGCGCGGCGGGGACACGCTGAGCGGCATCGCGGGGCGTCACGGCACGACGACGGCGGCGCTGGCGAAGGCGAACAACATCGCGAACCCGAACAAGATCTACGTGGGCCAGCGGCTCACGATTCCGGGCAAGGGCGGCGCGGCGCCGGTGACGCAGAAGCCGACGTCGGGGGGCTCGACGTACACGGTGCGCAGCGGGGACACGCTGAGCGGCATCGCGGGGCGTCACGGCACGACGGTGAACGCGTTGCAGCAGGCGAACGACATCGCGAACCCGAACAAGATCTACGTGGGCCAGAAGCTCACGATTCCGGGCAGGAGCGGCGGTGGGGGGACGGCGAACCCGCCGCCGACGACGGGCGGGGTGGGCGGCACGCCGGGCACGTCGGGCGGCAAGGGTGGCGTGTCGGTGGCGCAGCTGCGGAGGATCATGCCGAACCTGTCGCAGGCGAAGGCGGAGCAGTACCTGCCGCACCTGAACAAGGCGATGGCGGAGGCGAACATCAACACGCCCCAGCGGCAGGAGATGTTCCTGGCGCAGCTGGCGCATGAGAGCGGCGAGCTGCGCTACATGGAGGAGATCGCCTCCGGCGCGGCGTACGAGGGGCGCAAGGACCTGGGCAACACGCAGCCGGGCGACGGCAAGCGCTACAAGGGCCGGGGTCCCATCCAGCTCACGGGGCGCGCCAACTACCGGGCGGCGGGCAAGGCGCTGGGCATCGACCTGGAAGGCAACCCCGAGCGCGCGAAGGATCCGGACGTCGCGTTCCGCATCGCGGGTTGGTACTGGGGCTCGCGCAACCTGAACAGCTACGCGGACGCGGGCAACTTCCGCGAGGTCACCCGCCGCATCAACGGCGGCTACAACGGCCTGGCCAGCCGCGAGATGTACTACCGCCGCGCGCAGGACGTGCTGGGCTGA
- a CDS encoding cytochrome c has protein sequence MKPAPCSAGIPLSSTPRVLRLLAVLALGALAPACRKEAPKFEPLKLADGTVVPAATLARGWDVYTHYCASCHGEKGDGQGPAGSGMRPVPRNFHQGLYKFGGVAAGELPTDDALKRTLRRGLHGTPMFGWDVPPADVDAVVQYLKTFSPRWKEEAPGAPLAMSEDPWKGRAAEAVARGSTVYHVAGKGNAGCASCHVAYLPRAELAALTESVTGRKVNLANADPYTALPRDSDYSLTVDAKGEATQLSKVLPPDFLFHRLRTVWPQGTRVDGQPYTAEAQREDLYRVMAAGVGGAAMPSWKGAIPEENLWALAYYVQSLLVMHDTDAARDLQQRLRESRMQP, from the coding sequence ATGAAGCCCGCTCCCTGCTCCGCTGGAATCCCCCTGTCCTCCACGCCCCGCGTGCTCCGCCTGCTCGCCGTGCTCGCGCTGGGGGCGCTCGCCCCGGCGTGTCGCAAGGAGGCGCCGAAGTTCGAACCGCTGAAGCTCGCGGACGGCACCGTCGTTCCGGCCGCGACGCTGGCGCGCGGCTGGGACGTCTACACGCACTACTGTGCCTCCTGTCACGGCGAGAAGGGCGACGGCCAGGGGCCCGCCGGTTCGGGCATGCGTCCGGTGCCGCGCAACTTCCACCAGGGCCTGTACAAGTTCGGCGGCGTGGCGGCCGGGGAGCTGCCCACGGACGACGCGCTCAAGCGCACCCTCCGCCGCGGCCTGCACGGCACCCCGATGTTCGGGTGGGACGTGCCCCCGGCGGACGTGGACGCGGTGGTGCAGTACCTCAAGACCTTCAGTCCGCGCTGGAAGGAAGAGGCGCCGGGCGCGCCGCTCGCGATGTCGGAGGACCCGTGGAAGGGCCGCGCCGCGGAGGCCGTGGCGCGCGGCAGCACCGTCTACCACGTGGCCGGCAAGGGCAACGCGGGCTGCGCCAGTTGCCACGTCGCGTACCTGCCCCGCGCGGAGCTCGCCGCGCTCACGGAGAGCGTCACCGGCCGCAAGGTGAACCTGGCCAACGCGGATCCGTACACCGCGCTGCCAAGGGACTCGGACTACTCGCTCACCGTGGACGCGAAGGGTGAAGCCACGCAGCTCTCCAAGGTGCTGCCCCCCGACTTCCTCTTCCACCGCCTGCGCACCGTGTGGCCGCAGGGCACCCGCGTGGATGGCCAGCCGTACACCGCCGAGGCCCAGCGCGAGGACCTCTACCGCGTCATGGCCGCGGGCGTCGGTGGCGCCGCCATGCCGTCGTGGAAGGGCGCCATCCCGGAAGAGAACCTCTGGGCGCTCGCCTACTACGTGCAGAGCCTCCTCGTGATGCACGACACCGACGCGGCCCGCGACCTCCAGCAGCGCCTGCGGGAGTCGCGGATGCAGCCGTAG
- a CDS encoding glycosyltransferase 87 family protein: MQPASTPLETSSLPGSPRSWRDRLPWPLVLVALGAWVLRALAFFHRTGPLGYPMDYDEGVYFSAASLLLRGDLPYRDFIFVHPPGALLLWAPGAALTLGLDAATAYGVARYLAVTVGALCVFLAGRVAWRAWGPLAGCVAALTYAAYPEAVLVERGTFLEPLLNVLCLGFANLWLASDTPSRARRIGAGVLIGLAVSVKLPGGLWLVAALLARPWKESWRDTLTLALIAFATFVVVVAPLAALAPTEFFRDVIAFQALRPADGEPDRWVRLHDIFHERRLGGVVLALVGLGTACVQALRAPTPGRPAARFFATSFVLTVALFLASRTYWNQYNAHLAASEAVLAGLGASALHAFSLRWGRVASRAAAGVALVAALLPGAWHAFQSSKLQAPDVVALARYLRTDVPSNACLFSFEPGWALAAGRLPQGATPVVDVYATMIQDSMSTGDRFDDTAEAFTAPEAQQALRVMLESCRFVVLGWRGTWQLTPESRPWFKQRFVRRFPTGDAGGVDVWERRAP; encoded by the coding sequence ATGCAACCCGCCTCCACTCCGCTCGAGACGTCGTCCCTCCCCGGCTCCCCGCGCTCCTGGCGGGACCGGCTCCCCTGGCCGTTGGTCCTCGTGGCGCTGGGCGCCTGGGTGCTCCGTGCGCTGGCGTTCTTCCATCGCACCGGCCCGCTCGGCTACCCGATGGACTACGACGAGGGCGTCTACTTCTCCGCCGCGTCGCTCCTGCTGCGCGGGGACCTGCCCTACCGCGACTTCATCTTCGTCCACCCTCCGGGTGCCCTCCTGCTGTGGGCGCCCGGCGCCGCGCTCACCCTGGGACTCGACGCGGCCACGGCCTATGGCGTGGCCCGCTACCTCGCCGTCACCGTGGGGGCGCTCTGCGTGTTCCTCGCGGGCCGCGTCGCCTGGCGCGCCTGGGGTCCCCTCGCCGGCTGCGTGGCCGCGCTCACCTACGCCGCATACCCGGAGGCCGTCCTCGTCGAGCGCGGCACCTTCCTGGAGCCCCTGCTCAACGTCCTGTGCCTGGGCTTCGCGAACCTCTGGCTCGCCTCCGACACACCCTCTCGCGCACGGCGCATCGGCGCGGGCGTGCTCATCGGCCTCGCGGTGTCCGTGAAGCTCCCTGGCGGACTCTGGCTCGTCGCCGCGCTGCTGGCCCGACCGTGGAAGGAGTCCTGGCGCGACACCCTCACGCTCGCGCTCATCGCCTTCGCCACGTTCGTCGTCGTGGTGGCCCCGCTGGCCGCGCTCGCCCCTACCGAGTTCTTCCGCGACGTCATCGCCTTCCAGGCCCTGCGCCCCGCGGACGGTGAGCCGGACCGCTGGGTGCGCCTGCACGACATCTTCCACGAGCGCCGCCTGGGCGGAGTCGTGCTCGCGCTCGTGGGCCTGGGCACCGCCTGCGTCCAGGCCCTCCGCGCCCCTACCCCAGGCCGCCCCGCCGCCCGCTTCTTCGCCACCAGCTTCGTGCTCACCGTCGCCCTGTTCCTGGCGTCGCGCACCTACTGGAACCAGTACAACGCGCACCTCGCCGCGTCGGAGGCCGTGCTCGCGGGCCTGGGCGCCTCCGCGCTGCATGCCTTCAGCCTGCGCTGGGGCCGCGTCGCATCAAGGGCCGCGGCCGGGGTCGCCCTGGTCGCCGCGCTCCTGCCCGGCGCGTGGCACGCCTTCCAGAGCTCGAAGCTGCAGGCCCCGGACGTCGTGGCGCTCGCCCGCTACCTGCGCACGGACGTGCCCTCCAACGCGTGCCTGTTCTCGTTCGAGCCCGGCTGGGCGCTCGCGGCCGGCCGGCTCCCCCAGGGAGCCACGCCCGTGGTGGACGTCTACGCCACGATGATCCAGGACTCCATGAGCACCGGCGACCGCTTCGACGACACCGCCGAGGCCTTCACCGCGCCGGAGGCCCAGCAGGCCCTGCGCGTCATGCTGGAGTCCTGCCGCTTCGTCGTCCTCGGCTGGCGCGGCACCTGGCAGCTCACCCCGGAGAGCCGGCCCTGGTTCAAGCAGCGCTTCGTCCGGCGCTTCCCCACCGGAGACGCTGGCGGCGTGGACGTCTGGGAGCGCCGAGCCCCCTGA
- a CDS encoding cytochrome c oxidase subunit I, producing the protein MKPGALLKSLWTTDPQRVARQYLWGGFLFLLVGGLLAMLIRFQWAWPGQPVPGLAWALPESKGALTPPTYTAVFTMHGLLMIFFAVTPLLFGALGHLVLPLAIGTPRMAFPRLSALGFWAYAVGGALMLASFCVRLGAASAGWTAYPPLSTPAFTPGLGQTLVTVAVLCVGVSAFLYGLNFVVTVVRCRAPGMTWGRLPLTVWGLFYGAVLNVLFVPVLAAATGLLLLDRVAGTQFFIAGAAAVGGGGDPLVYQHLFWLFGHPEVYILILPAWGMVGDFVAFFSRKPAHGYRLTAGAMGAVTALSGAVYAHHLFTSGMAPVLGRTFMVLTLLISLPAQVMFLNWLMTLWKGSVRLTSPMIAALATMIVFGLGGITGLALGAVATDVPLHGTLWVVGHFHLTMGAASFLAVFAGLYFWFPRMYGRSLHEGLAKAHVLSSAVLFIAVFGGQLVAGYAGQLRRLYDPYQYTFLAHLLPLNRWTTFAAFLLGAAQLLFVVNLVRTLGWGRAAEPNPWKVGTLEWTNAGASPVVLRGPHELSQPEVQQQLGRDWIGQAEPLPVAVPVKVADAPEPSGVEGAG; encoded by the coding sequence ATGAAGCCCGGCGCGCTCCTGAAGTCGCTGTGGACGACGGACCCCCAGCGCGTGGCCCGCCAGTACCTGTGGGGCGGGTTCCTGTTCCTGCTGGTGGGCGGCCTGCTGGCCATGCTCATCCGCTTCCAGTGGGCGTGGCCGGGGCAGCCGGTGCCGGGACTCGCGTGGGCGCTGCCTGAGTCGAAGGGGGCGCTGACGCCGCCCACGTACACGGCCGTGTTCACGATGCACGGCCTGTTGATGATCTTCTTCGCGGTGACGCCGCTGCTCTTCGGGGCGCTGGGACACCTGGTGCTGCCGCTGGCCATCGGCACCCCGCGGATGGCGTTCCCCCGGCTGTCGGCGCTCGGGTTCTGGGCGTACGCGGTGGGCGGCGCGCTGATGCTCGCGTCGTTCTGCGTGCGGCTGGGCGCGGCGAGCGCCGGGTGGACGGCCTACCCTCCGCTGTCCACGCCCGCGTTCACGCCGGGCCTGGGCCAGACGCTGGTGACGGTGGCGGTGCTGTGCGTGGGCGTGTCCGCGTTCCTGTACGGGCTCAACTTCGTCGTCACGGTGGTGCGCTGCCGCGCGCCGGGGATGACGTGGGGGCGGCTGCCGCTGACGGTGTGGGGGCTGTTCTACGGCGCGGTGCTCAACGTGCTGTTCGTGCCGGTGCTGGCGGCGGCCACCGGGCTGCTGCTGCTGGACCGGGTGGCGGGCACGCAGTTCTTCATCGCGGGCGCGGCGGCGGTGGGCGGCGGCGGTGACCCGCTGGTGTACCAGCACCTGTTCTGGCTGTTCGGCCACCCGGAGGTCTACATCCTCATCCTGCCCGCATGGGGCATGGTGGGGGACTTCGTGGCCTTCTTCAGCCGCAAGCCCGCGCACGGCTACCGGCTGACGGCGGGGGCCATGGGCGCGGTGACGGCGCTGAGCGGCGCGGTGTACGCGCACCACCTGTTCACCAGCGGCATGGCCCCGGTGCTGGGGCGCACGTTCATGGTGCTGACGCTGCTCATCTCCCTGCCCGCGCAGGTGATGTTCCTCAACTGGCTGATGACGCTGTGGAAGGGCAGCGTGCGGCTCACGTCGCCGATGATCGCGGCGCTGGCCACGATGATCGTCTTCGGTCTGGGCGGCATCACCGGACTCGCCCTGGGCGCGGTGGCCACGGACGTGCCGCTGCACGGGACGCTGTGGGTGGTGGGCCACTTCCACCTGACCATGGGCGCGGCCAGCTTCCTCGCCGTCTTCGCGGGGCTCTACTTCTGGTTCCCCCGGATGTACGGGCGCTCGCTGCACGAGGGCCTGGCCAAGGCGCACGTCCTGTCCAGCGCGGTGCTGTTCATCGCCGTCTTCGGAGGCCAGCTGGTGGCGGGGTACGCCGGGCAGCTGCGGCGGCTCTACGACCCGTACCAGTACACGTTCCTCGCGCACCTGCTCCCGCTGAACCGGTGGACCACCTTCGCCGCGTTCCTGCTGGGCGCGGCGCAGCTGCTGTTCGTGGTGAACCTGGTGCGCACGCTCGGGTGGGGCCGCGCCGCGGAGCCCAACCCGTGGAAGGTGGGCACGCTGGAGTGGACGAACGCGGGAGCCTCGCCGGTGGTGCTGCGCGGGCCGCATGAGCTGTCGCAACCCGAAGTACAACAGCAGCTGGGTCGCGACTGGATCGGTCAGGCGGAGCCGCTGCCCGTGGCCGTCCCGGTGAAGGTGGCGGACGCGCCCGAGCCCTCCGGCGTGGAAGGCGCGGGGTGA
- a CDS encoding cytochrome c oxidase subunit II translates to MKPVSGPPVSALLASTAPAGSADPAMPARPSTALAPPDAQAPLAVAPARGAWSLSLPENASAHGDRIDALLASSHRFELALAAVMLGWLLVAVVRFRGARKVAPDGGTRRSRAWVLGLALGVFGVVDGSLFLGSESYLRDVLWNFRVPTEDPRTVRIEINAHQWSWEARYAGQDGTFGTKDDVVTWNDLRVPAGVPVWVQLVSTDVVHGFALPAFRVKLDAIPGRVNQTWFQAAREGAWEVACYQHCGTSHYRMRGVLTALSPEAYAAWLREAGRQAVQAYDADDTAAHWGWAWRTP, encoded by the coding sequence GTGAAGCCCGTGTCCGGACCTCCCGTGTCCGCGCTGCTCGCGTCCACCGCGCCTGCGGGGTCTGCTGACCCCGCGATGCCCGCGCGGCCTTCGACCGCGCTCGCGCCGCCGGATGCGCAGGCCCCCCTGGCGGTGGCTCCGGCGCGGGGCGCGTGGAGCCTGTCGCTTCCGGAGAACGCGAGCGCGCATGGCGACCGCATCGACGCACTGCTGGCCTCCAGCCATCGCTTCGAGCTCGCGCTGGCGGCGGTGATGCTCGGGTGGCTGCTGGTGGCCGTGGTCCGCTTCCGGGGCGCCCGGAAGGTGGCGCCGGATGGAGGCACGCGCCGTTCACGGGCCTGGGTGCTGGGGCTGGCGCTGGGCGTGTTCGGCGTGGTGGACGGGTCGCTGTTCCTGGGCTCCGAGAGCTACCTGCGCGACGTGCTCTGGAACTTCCGCGTCCCCACCGAGGACCCCCGCACCGTGCGCATCGAAATCAACGCGCACCAGTGGTCGTGGGAGGCGCGCTACGCCGGGCAGGACGGCACGTTCGGCACGAAGGACGACGTGGTGACGTGGAACGACCTGCGCGTGCCGGCCGGGGTGCCCGTCTGGGTGCAGCTCGTGTCCACGGACGTGGTGCACGGCTTCGCGCTGCCGGCCTTCCGCGTGAAGCTGGACGCAATTCCTGGCCGCGTGAACCAGACCTGGTTCCAGGCCGCGCGCGAGGGCGCCTGGGAGGTCGCCTGCTACCAGCACTGTGGCACCAGCCACTACCGCATGCGCGGGGTGCTGACGGCCCTGTCCCCGGAGGCGTACGCGGCCTGGCTGCGCGAGGCCGGCCGGCAGGCGGTGCAGGCCTATGACGCGGACGACACCGCGGCCCACTGGGGCTGGGCCTGGAGGACGCCATGA